In one window of Coregonus clupeaformis isolate EN_2021a unplaced genomic scaffold, ASM2061545v1 scaf1551, whole genome shotgun sequence DNA:
- the LOC121565420 gene encoding 2-hydroxyacyl-CoA lyase 1-like isoform X1 — MVAMTKVTKELALQSTTPMNYYQVFHHISQLLPHDCVIVSEGANTMDIGRTMLNNYLPRHRQGMPPHTEIKGQIRQVSCAFALKTRMNELGSVDSSA; from the exons TGACAaag gAGTTAGCTCTACAGTCGACAACACCCATGAACTACTACCAAGTGTTCCACCACATCTCCCAGCTGCTGCCCCACGACTGTGTCATCGTGAGTGAGGGGGCCAACACCATGGACATCGGGCGCACCATGTTGAACAACTACCTTCCTCGACACAGACAAGGCATGCCGCCTCACACAGAGATCAAAGGTCAAATCCGCCAAGTATCCTGTGCCTTTGCCCTGAAGACAAGAATGAATGAGTTGGGATCTGTTGATAGTTCTGCCTGA
- the LOC121565420 gene encoding 2-hydroxyacyl-CoA lyase 1-like isoform X2, with protein MVAMTKELALQSTTPMNYYQVFHHISQLLPHDCVIVSEGANTMDIGRTMLNNYLPRHRQGMPPHTEIKGQIRQVSCAFALKTRMNELGSVDSSA; from the coding sequence gAGTTAGCTCTACAGTCGACAACACCCATGAACTACTACCAAGTGTTCCACCACATCTCCCAGCTGCTGCCCCACGACTGTGTCATCGTGAGTGAGGGGGCCAACACCATGGACATCGGGCGCACCATGTTGAACAACTACCTTCCTCGACACAGACAAGGCATGCCGCCTCACACAGAGATCAAAGGTCAAATCCGCCAAGTATCCTGTGCCTTTGCCCTGAAGACAAGAATGAATGAGTTGGGATCTGTTGATAGTTCTGCCTGA